The Prunus persica cultivar Lovell chromosome G7, Prunus_persica_NCBIv2, whole genome shotgun sequence genome has a segment encoding these proteins:
- the LOC18770211 gene encoding WD repeat-containing protein 82-B isoform X1, with the protein MAGISEREDKVSMELTEEILQSMEVGLAFRDYSGRISSLDFHKATSYVVTASDDESIRLYDVSTATCLKTINSKKYGVDLVCFTSHPTTVIYSSKNGWDESLRLLSLHDNKYLRYFKGHHDRVVSLSLCSRKDCFISGSLDRTVLLWDQRAEKCQGLLRVQGRPATTYDDQGLVFAVAFGGYIRMFDARKYEKGPFDIFSVGGDMSDANVVKFSNDGRLVLLTTTDGHIHVLDSFRGTLLSTYNVKPVSSSSTLEASFSPEGMFVISGSGDGSVYAWSVRSGKEVTSWMSTENEPPVVKWAPGNLMFATGSSELSFWIPDLSKLGAYVGRK; encoded by the exons ATGGCTG GGATTTCAGAAAGAGAAGACAAGGTCTCTATGGAGCTGACAGAGGAAATTCTTCAAAGCATGGAAGTTGGGTTAGCTTTTAGAGACTAT AGTGGTAGAATTAGTTCGTTGGATTTTCACAAGGCGACTAGTTATGTAGTGACTGCTAGTGATGATGAGTCGATTCGTTTATATGATGTCTCCACTGCAACATGCTTGAAGACCATCAACAGCAAAAAGTATGGAGTTGATTTGGTTTGCTTTACTTCTCATCCTACCACAGTTATATACTCTTCCAAAAATGGCTGGGATG AATCCTTGAGGCTTCTCTCATTGCATGACAACAAGTACTTGCGTTATTTCAAAGGCCACCATGACAG GGTAGTCTCACTTAGCTTGTGTTCTCGCAAAGACTGCTTCATCTCCGGTTCTCTTGATAGAACTGTTCTGCTTTGGGATCAACGGGCTGAGAAGTGTCAG GGTCTCTTACGCGTACAAGGAAGGCCTGCCACAACTTATGATGATCAAGGGCTAGTTTTTGCAGTTGCCTTTGGTGGATACATAAGAATGTTTGATGCCCGCAAGTATGAAAAG GGTCCTTTTGATATCTTTTCTGTTGGGGGAGATATGTCTGATGCAAATGTTGTAAAGTTCAGTAACGATGGGAGACTTGTGCTTTTAACAACCACAGATGGACATATTCATGTTCTTGATTCGTTCCGTGGCACACTT TTATCCACATATAATGTAAAGCCAGTCTCCAGCAGTTCAACATTAGAGGCTTCTTTCAGCCCAGAGGGGATGTTTGTCATATCAG GTTCAGGTGATGGTAGTGTCTATGCGTGGAGTGTTCGGAGTGGGAAAGAA GTCACAAGTTGGATGAGCACTGAAAATGAACCTCCTGTTGTCAAATGGGCTCCGGGAAACCTCATGTTTGCAACTGGATCTTCTGAGCTATCATTTTGGATTCCAGATTTGTCTAAATTGGGAGCTTATGTTGGAAGGAAGTAG
- the LOC18769024 gene encoding protein WUSCHEL has protein sequence MEPQQTQQQPNEDGSNKGTSSGTNFLCRQSSTRWTPTSDQIRILKDLYYNNGVRSPSAEQIQRISARLRQYGKIEGKNVFYWFQNHKARERQKKRFIDVPAPPIMQRSGLGINNNNAPTAYEPINHSNKYPNSSASAGVSPSSAGVIAVGQMGSHGYGSMTMEKSFRDCSISAAGGTSSGHVGGSNNNIGHNFGSWVGVDAYSSPYTLFDKRSSSRQVFGDQENTMDEEDHEYQENLQGSPEIETLPLFPMHGEDIHGFGNIKSTSDGYYSGWYRSDDGNNGRTSLELSLNSYGHMTRDYFRSY, from the exons ATGGAACCTCaacaaacccaacaacaaCCAAATGAAGATGGCAGCAACAAAGGGACTAGTAGTGGTACTAATTTTCTGTGCAGGCAAAGCAGTACAAGGTGGACACCCACAAGTGATCAGATTAGAATATTGAAGGACCTTTACTACAACAATGGTGTGAGGTCCCCAAGTGCAGAGCAGATTCAGAGGATCTCTGCTCGGCTGAGACAGTACGGCAAGATTGAAGGCAAGAACGTTTTCTATTGGTTTCAGAACCACAAGGCTCGTGAGAGGCAGAAGAAAAGGTTCATTGATGTACCAGCCCCACCCATCATGCAAAGATCAGGGCTTgggattaataataataatgctcCTACTGCTTATGAACCCATTAATCACAGCAACAAGTACCCCAACAGTTCTGCTTCTGCTG gGGTTTCTCCTTCTTCAGCTGGTGTGATTGCTGTTGGGCAAATGGGGAGCCATGGCTATGGATCTATGACCATGGAGAAGAGTTTTAGG GACTGCTCAATATCAGCTGCAGGAGGTACTAGTAGTGGTCATGTTGGTGGatctaataataatattggtCACAACTTTGGATCATGGGTTGGTGTTGATGCATATTCTTCACCCTACACTCTCTTTGACAAGAGATCATCATCAAGACAAGTGTTTGGTGACCAAGAAAATACGATGGATGAAGAAGATCATGAATACCAAGAAAACCTGCAGGGTTCCCCAGAGATTGAAACCCTCCCTCTCTTCCCCATGCATGGTGAAGACATCCATGGCTTTGGCAACATCAAGTCCACCTCCGACGGCTACTACTCCGGCTGGTACCGCTCCGACGACGGCAACAATGGCCGCACTTCCCTTGAGCTCAGCCTCAATTCCTACGGCCACATGACCCGTGATTATTTCAGATCATATTAA
- the LOC18770211 gene encoding WD repeat-containing protein 82-B isoform X2, which translates to MAEREDKVSMELTEEILQSMEVGLAFRDYSGRISSLDFHKATSYVVTASDDESIRLYDVSTATCLKTINSKKYGVDLVCFTSHPTTVIYSSKNGWDESLRLLSLHDNKYLRYFKGHHDRVVSLSLCSRKDCFISGSLDRTVLLWDQRAEKCQGLLRVQGRPATTYDDQGLVFAVAFGGYIRMFDARKYEKGPFDIFSVGGDMSDANVVKFSNDGRLVLLTTTDGHIHVLDSFRGTLLSTYNVKPVSSSSTLEASFSPEGMFVISGSGDGSVYAWSVRSGKEVTSWMSTENEPPVVKWAPGNLMFATGSSELSFWIPDLSKLGAYVGRK; encoded by the exons ATGGCTG AAAGAGAAGACAAGGTCTCTATGGAGCTGACAGAGGAAATTCTTCAAAGCATGGAAGTTGGGTTAGCTTTTAGAGACTAT AGTGGTAGAATTAGTTCGTTGGATTTTCACAAGGCGACTAGTTATGTAGTGACTGCTAGTGATGATGAGTCGATTCGTTTATATGATGTCTCCACTGCAACATGCTTGAAGACCATCAACAGCAAAAAGTATGGAGTTGATTTGGTTTGCTTTACTTCTCATCCTACCACAGTTATATACTCTTCCAAAAATGGCTGGGATG AATCCTTGAGGCTTCTCTCATTGCATGACAACAAGTACTTGCGTTATTTCAAAGGCCACCATGACAG GGTAGTCTCACTTAGCTTGTGTTCTCGCAAAGACTGCTTCATCTCCGGTTCTCTTGATAGAACTGTTCTGCTTTGGGATCAACGGGCTGAGAAGTGTCAG GGTCTCTTACGCGTACAAGGAAGGCCTGCCACAACTTATGATGATCAAGGGCTAGTTTTTGCAGTTGCCTTTGGTGGATACATAAGAATGTTTGATGCCCGCAAGTATGAAAAG GGTCCTTTTGATATCTTTTCTGTTGGGGGAGATATGTCTGATGCAAATGTTGTAAAGTTCAGTAACGATGGGAGACTTGTGCTTTTAACAACCACAGATGGACATATTCATGTTCTTGATTCGTTCCGTGGCACACTT TTATCCACATATAATGTAAAGCCAGTCTCCAGCAGTTCAACATTAGAGGCTTCTTTCAGCCCAGAGGGGATGTTTGTCATATCAG GTTCAGGTGATGGTAGTGTCTATGCGTGGAGTGTTCGGAGTGGGAAAGAA GTCACAAGTTGGATGAGCACTGAAAATGAACCTCCTGTTGTCAAATGGGCTCCGGGAAACCTCATGTTTGCAACTGGATCTTCTGAGCTATCATTTTGGATTCCAGATTTGTCTAAATTGGGAGCTTATGTTGGAAGGAAGTAG